From the genome of Torulaspora globosa chromosome 2, complete sequence, one region includes:
- a CDS encoding uncharacterized protein (ancestral locus Anc_1.180): MGSDDDRKPRSQSVKRSRSLTGSLKGIFKGSSWAASSASNQTLAPGTPHEVPPAVVKKNSSRLGNIATSKEAELSSSRGAPVQAPRSPLQAPVGRHGIPSLAKLSLLQSAHASDSDRVSRRSSPNEEETSFRAERSSSERGSDDETRSYVAAQDAEQGDSMLIDSVLENGEQPAKGETNANFPPHQSRGRANSCVSNSLRRIGSSSSSSSSSNKAYAAGRTRADTVSASSLPRFSEMESKCILQVDNFKVFESGLHEHCLKVTSLVADSNDGSEGLTKQKSGFSLSGIFKPHKEDNQLDNALSLIPSTTWSLSQRLDRVRNHALESSEGDINEEDEESANGESTDDRTPRIVNPNAAVGPAELTLINTLSEKIQRGLKGKMGKAEGEEKGKKDGPTTFHEQYGKPIGVIGHGAYGVVKICARPVTAKDVSPLPTYTNGKRLFFAVKELRPKATDQIEKFSTRITSEFIIGHSLSRCHKRGDKLAPNILKVLDLLETQNCFAEVMEFCPSGDLYNLLTRKSKNGSALHPLEADCFMKQLLHGVHFMHSRGVAHCDLKPENILFHPNGLLKICDFGTSSVFQTAWEKQVHFQSGTMGSEPYVAPEEFIHGSEYDPRLADCWSCGIVYCTMVLGNYLWKVAVRSKDALYDSFCTEMAERKEFYVLEEMRHVNNELNRLRRIALYQIFQVDPIKRVTIADLLQTAWMRRTRCCVLYKSCDREK; this comes from the coding sequence ATGGgctctgatgatgataGGAAACCTCGCAGTCAATCTGTCAAGAGATCTAGATCGTTAACCGGATCATTGAAGGGCATTTTCAAAGGTAGTAGCTGGGCAGCCAGCAGTGCCAGCAATCAGACGTTGGCCCCAGGTACTCCACATGAAGTTCCTCCAGCggtggtgaagaagaacagcagcagattgGGGAACATTGCGACGAGCAAGGAGGCAGAGCTGAGTAGCAGCAGGGGAGCTCCGGTACAGGCCCCCAGGTCTCCTTTGCAGGCACCCGTCGGACGCCACGGTATTCCAAGCCTGGCGAAACTTTCGCTACTACAGAGTGCTCATGCTTCTGACAGCGATCGTGTTTCCCGGCGTTCAAGCCCCAATGAGGAGGAAACATCGTTCAGAGCAGAgcgatcatcttcagagagAGGTAGCGATGATGAGACGAGGAGCTATGTTGCCGCTCAGGATGCTGAACAGGGCGATAGCATGCTGATCGATTCCGTGTTAGAGAACGGCGAGCAACCCGCGAAGGGAGAAACAAATGCGAATTTTCCACCACATCAAAGCCGTGGTCGGGCGAATAGCTGTGTGTCGAACTCTTTGAGGAGGATTGGatcctcctcatcgtcgtcgtcctcttcaaaTAAAGCTTATGCTGCAGGTAGGACTCGTGCTGATACGGTTAGCGCTTCAAGTCTGCCTCGCTTCTCCGAAATGGAGTCAAAGTGCATTTTGCAAGTCGATAACTTcaaagtttttgaaagtgGTCTTCATGAACACTGCCTTAAGGTCACGTCACTGGTAGCAGATTCGAATGATGGCTCCGAAGGCTTGACGAAACAGAAGTCCGGTTTCTCGTTATCAGGAATCTTCAAACCTCACAAAGAGGACAACCAGCTGGACAATGCCCTATCTCTCATACCGTCGACTACTTGGTCACTTTCGCAGAGATTGGACAGAGTAAGAAATCATGCACTGGAGAGCAGCGAAGGCGATATaaacgaggaagatgaagagtcAGCTAACGGCGAAAGTACCGATGATCGAACGCCCAGAATAGTGAATCCTAACGCCGCTGTGGGCCCTGCAGAGCTCACGCTAATTAATACGCTATCCGAAAAGATTCAGCGAGGACTAAAGGGCAAAATGGGTAAGGCCGAAGGTGAGGAAAAGGGCAAGAAGGACGGTCCCACGACGTTTCACGAGCAATACGGCAAACCCATTGGAGTTATAGGGCACGGTGCTTACGGAGTGGTCAAGATATGTGCAAGACCTGTGACAGCGAAGGATGTGTCGCCGCTACCAACTTATACCAATGGCAAGAGACTATTTTTTGCCGTAAAAGAGTTGAGGCCCAAAGCTACCGATCAGATAGAGAAGTTCAGTACAAGAATCACATCCGAGTTCATTATTGGGCATTCCTTGAGCAGATGCCACAAGAGAGGCGATAAACTAGCGCCTAACATTTTAAAGGtgcttgatcttttggagACTCAAAACTGCTTTGCAGAAGTAATGGAATTTTGCCCCTCCGGGGACTTGTACAATCTTCTGACGAGAAAGTCAAAGAATGGCAGCGCATTACATCCCCTGGAGGCGGACTGTTTTATGAAGCAATTGCTCCATGGTGTTCACTTCATGCACAGTCGCGGCGTTGCGCATTGCGATCTAAAACCTGAGAATATCTTATTTCATCCGAACGGACTGCTGAAAATATGTGATTTTGGAACCAGCTCTGTGTTTCAGACCGCCTGGGAGAAACAGGTTCATTTCCAATCTGGGACGATGGGCTCGGAACCTTACGTTGCGCCCGAGGAATTCATTCACGGCAGTGAATATGATCCTCGGTTAGCTGATTGTTGGAGCTGCGGTATTGTCTACTGTACTATGGTCCTCGGCAATTACCTGTGGAAAGTGGCAGTACGAAGCAAAGATGCGCTCTACGATTCTTTCTGCACTGAAATGGCGGAGCGTAAAGAGTTCTACgtccttgaagagatgAGACATGTCAACAATGAGCTAAATCGTCTGAGAAGAATAGCGCTATAtcaaattttccaagtgGATCCAATAAAGAGAGTCACCATCGCTGATCTTCTACAAACCGCTTGGATGAGGCGCACCAGATGCTGCGTTTTGTACAAATCTTGCGATAGAGagaaatga
- a CDS encoding LrgB family protein yields MERGKSRRFGWKEGVRRHWSIFKQFVILRRKELFRTYVLVPIGVLLVMCLLYGVDRLIKNCIKVTFPASVAVMLINFAFMSVLAAFKKPYVEFYLGVIDVPLSWALRWMNVFFTPAFVTLPLSPWISCKEALLIVAVFLIGYLVAFVLLAYITVLGQKVTGSLRLRSVFVRQEELHNGMENGSRFAPASQYKGNDSISSSNVAIDKEAPAGEENRDSSSVQVFFGDSNGLDFHDPLVNLASNSGLSLSYVNSRATSSLGSEMLPKHEYSHHDDDNINEAEDMIQIGSSRRATASAPPNIRHGGTGLLQRLQPARHKNIETSSAVTVDSSDSRSICQRAITRQYSRQIDFHFSINMWDAHLHHVLYALGFFATIFTYYFQWYTTPFHFFTAVCMFMIITDSPFIVNRPRLKRLAHPVICSVALTWLVMLISVMIKHREVVFFLRELKSYKTGRTYLHLFDPSYGYHQWPGAGDIFSSCMDVSIVGLSLPMYTYRKDLKKHFFSMVPPILLFTAASLLLYPLICYNIGISSLRSIGFAGRSVTLALGGPMISNLGGDQTVMAVTTVMSGVVGALTGGRMLDFIRVPEEDYVTRGLALGCNCGAIATAYLLGVDRRAAAISSLSFVFYGALMVILSAIGPIKQFVHQLVGLN; encoded by the coding sequence ATGGAACGAGGAAAGTCGAGACGTTTTGGATGGAAAGAAGGTGTCAGAAGACATTGGTCGATATTCAAGCAATTCGTCATCCTACGGCGAAAGGAATTGTTCCGCACATATGTGCTTGTGCCCATTGGAGTCCTGCTAGTTATGTGTTTATTGTACGGCGTGGATCGACTAATCAAGAATTGTATCAAAGTGACGTTTCCGGCAAGTGTCGCGGTAatgttgatcaatttcGCATTCATGAGTGTGCTGGCTGCATTTAAGAAGCCCTACGTGGAGTTCTATCTTGGCGTGATTGATGTTCCGCTGAGCTGGGCGTTGAGATGGATGAACGTTTTTTTTACGCCAGCTTTTGTAACTTTGCCGTTGAGTCCCTGGATCTCATGCAAGGAAGCTCTGCTGATAGTCGCGGTTTTCTTGATTGGGTATCTGGTGGCTTTTGTACTGCTTGCATACATTACAGTACTGGGACAGAAGGTGACGGGATCTCTGAGGTTGAGGTCTGTGTTTGTTCGGCAGGAAGAGCTGCACAATGGTATGGAAAATGGATCACGGTTTGCTCCAGCTTCGCAATACAAGGGGAACGACAGCATCTCTAGCAGCAACGTCGCAATCGATAAAGAGGCTCCTGCTGGCGAAGAAAATCGGGATAGTTCCAGTGTTCAAGTTTTTTTTGGTGATTCCAATGGACTAGACTTCCACGATCCATTGGTTAACCTTGCCAGCAACTCTGGTTTGTCACTGTCATATGTCAACTCGAGAGCGACCTCAAGTCTGGGTTCGGAGATGCTGCCAAAGCACGAATATAGTCATCACGATGATGATAACATCAACGAGGCGGAAGATATGATACAGATAGGGTCCTCAAGAAGAGCGACTGCTTCCGCGCCGCCCAATATCCGCCATGGCGGGACCGGTTTGCTGCAGAGGCTGCAGCCGGCACGCCATAAGAATATTGAGACCAGCTCCGCCGTGACTGTGGACTCGTCTGACAGCAGAAGTATATGCCAACGGGCCATCACGCGGCAGTATTCGAGACAGATCGACTTTCACTTTTCGATCAATATGTGGGATGCACATCTGCACCATGTTCTCTACGCTCTAGGGTTTTTCGCAACCATTTTCACTTACTATTTCCAGTGGTACACTACGCCCTTCCACTTCTTCACCGCCGTCTGCATGTTCATGATCATAACGGATTCCCCCTTCATTGTGAATCGCCCCAGGCTGAAGAGGCTTGCTCATCCGGTCATCTGCTCTGTGGCGCTAACGTGGCTTGTAATGCTGATTTCAGTGATGATTAAACACAGAGAAGTGGTCTTCTTCCTACGTGAACTCAAGAGCTACAAGACAGGTCGCACCTACCTTCACCTTTTCGACCCTAGTTACGGCTACCATCAGTGGCCTGGAGCGGGCGACATATTCTCCAGCTGCATGGACGTCTCGATTGTCGGACTATCTCTGCCCATGTACACATATCGCAAGGACCTGAAGAAACACTTCTTCAGCATGGTACCGCCAATCCTGCTTTTTACAGCCGCTTCGTTACTGCTCTACCCTCTAATATGCTACAACATAGGCATCTCGTCCCTACGATCGATCGGTTTCGCCGGTAGAAGTGTCACCTTGGCTCTCGGCGGGCCCATGATATCCAACTTAGGCGGCGACCAGACAGTGATGGCAGTGACCACTGTCATGAGTGGCGTCGTCGGAGCCCTCACAGGAGGTCGCATGCTCGATTTCATAAGAGTCCCCGAAGAGGACTACGTTACCCGAGGCTTAGCCCTCGGCTGCAACTGCGGTGCCATAGCCACCGCTTATCTTCTCGGCGTAGACAGAAGAGCTGCGGCAATCAGCTCACTGTCGTTTGTCTTCTACGGTGCTCTCATGGTCATCTTGAGCGCAATCGGTCCCATAAAGCAATTTGTACATCAGCTGGTTGGTCTAAACTAA